The nucleotide sequence TATTTACTAAAGCTTTACAAGTTTTCATCGAATATTTCAATATCTTGTTTTAAAAGTTAGATATCTATTATATTTACTTGTTTTAAACGGAGGATTTCCACTTATTCTTATCTTCTTTAATGCTAAAAAAGCGATACGAGAATAGTCTCGTATCGCTTTTAATCATGTGTTTTTCTTTTGCGTTTATCCCATAATGTCCAAATACCCAAGAATATTAAGGCTCCAAAGCTATCAAGTAGGACATCTTGCATAGTGGGCGTACGTCCGCCTGTTAAAGACTGATGAAATTCATCTGCTAACGCAATCGCTGCTGTAATCACAAAAGCAAGCCAAACTCTCGGTTTTGGCAATAAGTTCAGCACCGCCAGCGCAATCAAACCGAACATCCCAACATGGGCCCCTTTGCGCAGCAGAAACTCGACAAATTGGTAATAACCCCTTTCTTCAACGGATACGTATGTGCCCCAATAAGGAATTTGCAAATGGCTGAGTGTCTCTTTGAACGGCTCGGAAGGCAAATACTTTTCCAACGCCGGAATCAAGGTCTGTTCTTCGTAAGTTTGGCCGGAAGATACAAACAATACAATAAATAAAATAACAAAAACGATTAATTTTTTCATACATGGATTGTACCACGATTCCGCCTGTTTCAAGGCAGAAAAAAACACATCCGCCTTAAGGCAAATGTGTTTTCAAATTAATCTCTGCTATGTTCGCCCCAGCATTCCGTATTTTTCAGTCCCGGAATATTTTTGGCATAGAACTCTGGATTCTTGCCGGCTTTTCGCTGATCGGTGTAATCCTTCAATACTTTGAAAGCGGTCTTGCCGAGCAGCGCAATCACCACTAAGTTCAAGACTGCCATGATGCCCATGAACAAGTCGGCCATATTCCAAACCAGTGCAACTTGCGCCAAGGAACCGAACATGACCATTGCCAATACGCCGAAACGGTAAACCGTCAGCCACGTCGTATGGGCATTGATAAATTCAATGTTGGTTTCCCCGTAATAATAGTTCCCGATGATTGAACTGAACGCAAAGAACATAATGGCTGCGGCCAGGAAGTAAGGCGCCCAGTCGCCAACGTGCACGTTCAATGAAGCTTGCGTCAGCAAAATGCCTTCTTGTTCGCCTGTTTTGTAGATGCCGGCCAAAATGATGATAAAAGCAGTCGCCGAACAAATGACAATGGTGTCAAAGAAGACGCCCAGGCTTTGGACAAGCCCTTGCTTGGCAGGATGCGATACGTTTGCAGCAGCTGCTGCGTTCGGCACCGACCCCATCCCGGCTTCGTTAGAGAACAAGCCGCGGCGCACACCTTGCATGATGGCTGCGCCGATTGCGCCTCCCGCTGCTTCTTCCAGACCGAATGCACTTTTCACGATCAATGCAAATACTGCCGGAATTTCACTGATGTTCATGATGACTACATAAAATGCGACCAATATGTATAAGACAGCCATAACTGGCACCAATACTTGGGTTACGTGCGCAATCCGTTTAACCCCGCCGAAAATGATCAATGCTGTCAAAATGACCAGCCCGACGCCAACCGTCCATTCCGGAATACTGAAGACATCCCCAAATGACTGGGCGATTGTATTGGATTGCACCGAGTTAAAAATAAACCCAAAAACCAATGTCAAAAGAATGGCGAAGATAATTCCCAGTTTGCGATTGCCGAGCGCTTTTTCCATATAATAAGCCGGCCCGCCGCGGAATTGGTCTCCGTCTTTCACTTTATATACTTGTGCCAATGTACTTTCGATAAATGCAGTAGACATTCCAATCAATGCGACCATCCACATCCAGAAAACCGCTCCAGGTCCCCCAATGGCAATGGCAAGTGCCACACCGGTGATATTTCCTGTACCTACGCGCGATGCTGTAGAAATCGTAAACGCCTGGAATGCCGAAACGCCGTCATCTCCGTCTTTTTTCTCAGTGATGACACGGAACATTTCGCCGAACAAGCGAATCTGCACGAATCGCGTGCGCACAGTAAAATAGACGCCAAGCCCCAAGAGCAGCGCAATTAAAATATACGTCCATAATAAATTGTTTCCTTCGTCGACGATCCACGTCAACCCGTCCAAAATAGTGTCCATAAAGTTTCTCCTCGTAGCTGTAGTTTTGCTTACTTGCCACGTTTGCACGGCAATCTTGGGAGTCCAAGAAAATTTATTGCCATGAAGCGTGAGCGGATCATTCATAATTAACACGTATGTGAATAATTACTTTTTGACCATAAGTTTTAATCTTAGATGCACTTCAACTTTTGTACAATACCCTGAACAGAAATAGCAGAAACCTTTTTAACTTTTCCGCAAGGTTTCAGCCAGGACACGCGCCCCGATATCGAGCGCCTCTTTATTGAATGCCATATCCGGATGGTGAAGCCCAGGCGCAAGGTCTGCCCCGATGCCAAGCATCGCCGCTTTCAGTTCCGGCTTTTTGATCGTGTAGAAATGGAAATCATCGGCTCCCGTCGTTTCAAGAGGTGGCCCAGTTCTTTCCTCTCCCAACAAGGAACGGATGGCGCTGTCGGCAATTTGCATCGCTTCGTCCGACACTTCAGCTGCCGGTGTGTAGTCATCCCACTCCCAGGTGATATCCACTTCGTGCAGGGCTGCAATTGATTGGAGCCCCGCGTCGATGCGCTGCCGCAGTTCCGCCATCAGGCTATTGGACTGCGACCGCACATCAAGGGCGAAGGCCGCGCTTCCCGGGATGATGTTCAGCGAGTCGCCGCCCGCCTGGATGTTCGTTAATTTCGCTGAATACGATTCGAACGGCGAAAAGTAAATCGATTTTACAAATTGATGGATGGCCACAAGCACATCAATGGCGTTTTTCCCTTGATGCGGTCTTGCACCGTGCGCATCTACGCCGGTGATTTTGCCTTTCAGGAAAATTCCGGATCCGTGATGGATGGCAGGCGCAACTTCGCCAAACGGCAATTCCTCGATGGGGCGCAAATGCACGCCGTATAAATGCGTCACCTCTTCAAGTGCCCCACGTTCAATCATGGCAAGCGAGCCGTTGCCTTTTTCTTCTGCCGGCTGGAAAATGAACCGGATGCGTTTTGCCAGTGGTTCATCTTTCAAATAAAGCAGCGCACCCAAAACCATGGCCATATTGGCATCGTGGCCGCAAGAATGGTTCGCTTGGACTTTCCCGCGCACTTCCTGCCACAAAGCATCAATATCGGCACGGACCGCGACCACTCGTTCCCCTTCGCCGATTTCCGCAATCAACCCTGTCACGTCATCGAATGTATGATAATTGACTTGGAGGTCTTCCATGATTTCCGCCAGCTTTTTCGTCGTTTCGACTTCTTGCCAACTTGCTTCCGGATGGGCATGGAAATGATCAAAGTATTCCAGGATTTTCGTTTTATTGTCCATCTGTCCGTTCCTCCCCTTCCACGATACAAGAAGCGACTGTCAGTTTTTGAAGCTGGCTTTCGTCTACCCGGATGCCGAGCCCGGGTTCACCCGAAAGCTTGACGTATGGCAATTGGTAGTCCAGGTTGCCGATTTCTTCCGAGAACAGGAGCGGCCCCGTCAGTTCCGCGGATTGGATATTGCGGCGCGCCATGACGGCATGGTAGCCGGCGGCAGAACCGACAGACGACTCCACCATCGAACCGATTTGGGCAATGATGCCCGCCGCTTCGGCTGTTTTCGCCATTTGGATCGCCGGGAAGATGCCGCCGCATTTCATCAATTTAATGTTGATGTAATCGGCCGCTTCCAGCCGGATGATTTCGAGCACATCTTCCATCGTTTGGACGCTTTCATCCGCCATGATCGGCGTTGAGGTTTTTCGGCGGACATCCGCAAGCCCTCGGATGTCGCCCATGCGAATCGGCTGTTCAATCCAAGTAAGATGAGCATCCGCTAATTGGTTGATCGTTTGTACCGCATGCCCGACTGTTTTCCACCCCTGGTTGACATCGATGCGGATTGGCATAGAAGGCCCGACCGCTTCCCGTACGGCATAAATGCGTGCAATGTCGGTTGCCGAGTCGCTGCCGCCCACTTTCAGCTTCAAACTGCTGAATCCTTGGTCCATCGCCCGTTTCGCTTTTTCCGCCATGATTTCCGGCGCTTCGATGCTGAGCACTTTTGGATACTGCAAACCTTCATGCGCCTGTCCGCCGATCAAGTTATAGACCGGCTGCCCTGCCGCTTTTCCCATCAAGTCGTAGCATGCAATGTCAATTGCGGCTTTTGCGGCTGGGTTTCGGGCGATGGCCGCATTCATGAGATGGTGGATCCCTTCGATATCGAATGGGCTTTGGCCAAGAATTTTGGGAACAAGTACGTTCTTTAGGATTTCATATGTCCCGCTGACCTGCTCTCCGGTGACGTGTTCATCCGGCACCGCTTCGCCGTATCCGAAGATTCCAGTATCCGTTTCCAGCTTCACAATGACCGCCGGCATATTCGGATACGTCGCATAGGAAATGATAAACGGTTCCTTTAACGGAAATTCCACTCTGTAAATTTCAGCCTTCACAATCTTCATCACAATCTCCTCCTACTATGTATAGCTTAAATTGTACATGAATGTGACGTGGGGTTATAGGACAGGAAGGATTATTTTAAGGTTTTACAGGAGAAGAAGTGTGTAGGGTTCTATCGATTGTTCCGTTGGGTTCTATCGGCATTTTCTTGGTTTCTACCGGTGTTTTTCGATTTTCTATCCGTGTTTTGGTATGCAGCATCTTCCCAAGAGCTAAGATCAAGGGATTCGAATGGAAAAGACCTTCGCTGTATGCGAAGGTCTCCTCGAAGACTAAAATTGCATTTCGCTGATGGCAAAATGCAGGGTGGGGCTCTTTCGATGTTTTCTACAATTTCTATCCGTGCTTTTTTACTTTCTAACTGTGTTTTTAGGTTTCCTATCGATGTTTTCAAGTTTTCTATATGTGTTTTGACAGTTTCTATCGGTGTTCCTGTTTTTGCCTGTAAAACCGGTGCCTTTTTCCACCGACTTCTTCTAATTTTTTTCGCCTTAATGCCCTTTGTGCCGCTTCCAGTGTCTCTAATCCCAAAAAAGTTTTGCATTCTTTGGTGGTGATGGTTGATTTTACGAGCATAAACCATTCGTCGATGGCATCTAAATGGGCGTCCTTGCTAAATATATTGCATGGTGCACATTCCCATTTGCGCACGAAGCGCTTCATTTTTCTAAGCCGACAGCGCGGACAATAAACACCGGTTTGAATGTCTTGGGGGTTGATTCTCATGTTTAGGGCTAGGGGAAAAGGCTGATATTTTTGATCAATCGCTAACAATTGTGCGCCAAGCGACTTCATTTGTTCTTCAGTGAGAAGGCGATTGTCAATATCCAGGCGGTGGAGTTGAAAAAAGAGTTCGTCTGCAATCCAGACAGTTGCATCAGGAGGCACGTTTTCAATTATTTGCGATGGATAAGCCATAATAACAGCAATTTGAACTGGCAAATGGTAGTTGATTTGTTTTAGGACCTTCTCCATTTTTATTTTTGCAGTTTCTGCTTGAACCACTGGACTTTTGAAAACTCGCTGTTTTCCATTTTGGAAAGATTGGTGTAATACACTCGGATTTGTTTGAAGCCGCAACTTCCCTCCGATGTTTTTGATTTCCAATATTAGCAGCCGATCCTGCATAATAATGACTGTATCGATTTGGCTGCGGTCCGGCAGGGATAAATCTTGGATGATGATATACGGATAGTCCGGTTCAAAATAGGCAAGAAAGTCATCCACGCGTTCTTCCCCTCCGGCCCCCGCATTCTCGTAATTCAGTAATTCGAGAATGGCACCGTTCCTTTCATGATTAGGTGGCAATCTTTTTAGCAAAGCTTCATATCCTGCAATTTTCTCTGTTCTCTTCCGATACTTAATGATTATTTTTCTCACCTCCATGTTTTATTATAGCAAGCAACAGCTTTAAATTCCATAAATATCCAAATATGATTTTTGAAGTGCTATTTTACAGGAAAAATGAGATTTGAAGATCTAAGTTATTTGAGTCAATGACATTTAGGAAAGTCTTTATCGAAGTTTTCATCAGTTTCTACCGGTGTTTCTCTTATTCCTATCGAAGTTTTTCAAGTTTCTTTCGAAGTTAGGGGACTTCTTACTGAAGTTCTGCTAAAAGCCTGCCTTCTTAACACTAAAACCCCTGAATGGAAAAGACCTTTGCATACTGCAAAGGTCTCCTCTAAAACACAAGGCGCATTTCGCTTGTGGCGAAATGCATGAAAATCCCTAATAGTGTCTTCCGCTGTTTCTATCAGTGTTTATTTGATTGCTATCGATGTTTTTCGGTTTTCTTTCGGCGTTACAGCACTTTCAATCAATGTCCCCTCAAAAGCTTTCCACAAAAAAAGACCTCCGCTGTCTGCGAAGGTCTCCTCTCCATTATTCATTAATGGCACTTTTCACCGCAATCGACAGAATCATTTCTTCCAGCAAAATCGGCATTTCTTCAAAGGTATTTTTGATGTGCAGCCGTTCGGTGCGCTTATGGGCATCTTTGCCGAATGGCCCAACATTGAACACGGGCGCTTTCAAATGCTTCATTGCCTGGAACGGAATGCTGTATTGGTCGCCGTAAACCGGCGTGTTTTTTTCGTATGTCATCCAGCCGCCGTTTTGGTCGGTGTAGTTCACATAGCTTAAATCAGAAATGCCGTTGAAGTAATGGATCTGCTGCAGTTTCAGGCCGAATTTATCCTCGGCATTTGCCGTCACTTGCTCCAGGCAGCGCTTGACGAGTTCGTTCTCCGATGAATTTACTGCCGGGTAATATGGCGGTGCATACAACAGAACCGTTGCCGGCGTCAGTTCCTGGCAATTGATCAAAAGAATGTCGACAATGCGCATCGATTTGTCGCGGACGTCCCATTCCGGATGCATCATCGTGTCGTAAAGCGCCCCGTTGACGTAATCGATGCCAAATTTGTTGATGGCGTATTTCATCAGTTCTTCAAAGCGAAGAACCCGGATTTCTCCTAGCGGTTCGATGTTTTCGCGCTCACACATCGCCAAATAATCACGCGTGCAATGTTCCATCGCCTCAATGGCCACTTTCTCGAATTGATCAAACACTTCTTCCGCGGTTTTTTCCATTAAAAAGACATTGTACATTGCGCTGGTCCGATAAGGCGTCTGCGCCGAGTACTCGAGTTTCATATCACGCTGCATCAGCGTCACCGGAAGCGGCGTAGTTTCCCCGTAGACCGTTTCCCGGAAAGAGGTGTTCCATTCCATGCGGTGCGTCAAATAAGTTGAAATGTAGCTCGATGTGATGCCAGACAGCGGCTCGCCGACATGGGTTTCTTTGCCGTAAAAGAGCGCCGACGGCATGATTTTCCCGATCGAACCCGTGTAGATGTAATGAGCCATATCACCCGGGTATTGGGCAAAGACGGGCTCGCCGTTCAAAAACAGAATATACTCAAGGCCGAATTCCCGCTCCAGATCAAGCAGTTTCGAAACGCCGTAGCGCATGCCGGCGGAATTTACTTCTTCGTCCGCCACCGTCACCAGCAGCAGATTGATCGGCCACTCTTCAGCTGCCGCTTTTTCGATTAAAGCCATATGAAGCGCAAGCCCCGCCTTCATATCCATCGTGCCCCGGCCAAATAAGTATTCACCCGACTGCAAATCTGCTTGTGCTTCCGGATCCAATTCATCCTGCACTCCTTTGAACGCTTCCGCCAATTCCAGCGGGCTGCAGGCCAACGGCTCCAAGTCGCCGTACTCTGAAGTATGCACCGTATCATAATGGCTGATCAGGACAATCGTGTCCGTCGCTTCCGGATGTTTGTAAAGCGCCGTCAGGTTTTCACGCCCCCAGTTCACTGCGCTGAGCGACAAGCGCTCCGGGTATTGCTGGAAATATGGCAGCATCTCCAGCTTTTCTTTCAGTTTATAGGCGAATTGGACTTCACCTTCTGTCAGCGTCATGCTTTTCCAGCTCACCAGTTCAATCAATAATTCCTGCAACTTTTCGGGAGTCCCCCAGTATATTGTCATCTCTATGTCCTCCTCTTGATGCTGCTCCGCTTGCTTTATGTTACTTTCTTTTGCTTTCCAGTGTTTTCAGCCAGTCGCCCATGCGCTCCATTGCCTGTTCAAGCGTCTCCATGGAATAGGCGTAGGAAATCCGCAGGAAGCCTTCTCCGGTTTTCGTAAATGCCGAACCCGGGACAGCTGCGACTCCCCCTTCTTTCAATAAAGCCGTTGCAAACTCAAACGACGTCATGCCGTATTTGGCAATGGAAGGGAAGATATAGAAGGCGCCTGTCGGTTTGACAACTTCCAGGCCCATTTCGACCAGTTTCCCGTACACAAAATCGCAGCGTTCGCGGTATGCGCGGTTCATCACTTCCGGTGCATCGCGGTTGTTTTTCAGCGCTTCGATCGCTGCGTACTGGCTCGGCACCGATGCACATACCGTATTGTACATATGCACTTTCAGCACTTGCTGCACGTACTGTTCCGGCCCCAGCAAAAAGCCCATGCGCCATCCCGTCATCGAATGGGACTTGGACAAGCCGTGGACCAGGAACGTCCGGTCTTGAATCGAATCAAAGCAGGCAAAAGAGGTATGTGTGCCCGCAAATGTATTTTCGCTGTAGATTTCATCGGTCACAACAAAAATCTCGTGTTTGCTGAGTTCTTCCACGAGCGGTTCCATTTGGGCTTTCGTCAATGTGACGCCTGTCGGATTCGACGGAAAATTAAACAAGATTGCTTTTGTTTTCTCCGTGACAAGCGCCCGGATGGCTTCCGCTGTCGGCACTAGCCCGGTTTCTGATGTATCGAGCAGAACCGGTTTGCCGCCGTTCAATTCCACAATCGGCTCGTAGCCTGCAAAGCACGGCGCCGGAATGATCACTTCATCGCCTTCCAAAAGAATCGTCCGGAAAACCGCATCCAGCGCTTCGCTTGCGCCGTTGGTCGCAATGATCTCGGTTTGCGGATTGTATGTAAGTCCATAAGTATCCTGGAAAAACGCAGCAATTTCCTGGCGCAGCTCCAAGAGCCCTGCATTGTGAGTGTATCCGGTCAAATTGGCTGAAATGGCAGCTTTCCCGGCTTCTTTGACCGGTTCCGGCGTCGGAAAATCCGGCTGGCCGATGGTTAAATTGATGGCATCCGGGTAATTCACCAACTGATTGAAAAACTGGCGGATCCCTGACACACGAAGCGCTTCTGCGCGTGGATTCAATGTAAGTGGCATGAACAAAAACTCCATTCCGTATTTTGGCTTTCCTCTATTATATTGCAAATTGCCGGAAAATAAAGAGAGACTGTTTCCATATAGAAAAAAGCGGCTCATAAGCTGAGCCGCTCAGAATGTATACAAAGTCTAGATGAAATGTATGGCGATGCATAAAAACCAACCGGTCCGGCCACTTCGCTTTCCGTGGGCTCAGCTTCAGCCTCCTCGTCACTAACGTTCCTGCGGGGTCTTCAGCTTTCGCTGTCCCACAGGAGTCTTCGTGGCCGAACCGGTTGGAGCGTCTCTCTGTGAATCAATAGTGAATATTATTCCGATTGAAGCCTAAACAGACATGCCTAACAAGAAAAGCGACATCTCTAAATAACCTCCTGTACAGGATCCGGAGTGGAAGCCGGCGACTCCAGCGGGATAGCGAAGTGCCGAAATCCACTCGGGACGCCAGTTCCGAGTTAGTTCGGCGCGAGCCTGCGGAACGCGTCCGGCTGAAACGGAGGATCTGGGATTTCCCTTTCAATCAGATATTTATTCAGCTATCATGTGTAAAAATTCTTTTTTTCACAAGCTAAGCGGCTCATAAACTGAGCCGCTTTCTCCGTTTTTTCAACAAGTCTTCTGCTGCACCGGATCCAAACAGGACACCGACGATAATCAGCACCAAGCCGAAAAGGTGATTGGTCGTGATCACTTCGCCCAAAATGACTGCTGCTCCTACAAGTGAGAAAAAAGTATTCAAGTTCATGAAAATAGCGGCTTTGGTCGGCCCCGCCTGTCCGATGGAATAATTGTAAAGCAAATGTCCGACAGCCGTCCCGAGTACAGCCGAAAAAAAGAACGCTACCCAGAAAGTTGATGGAACCTCCGCAAAAGCGGCAATTTCCCCCGGTTCTTGAATTAGTGAAATGATGAACAAGACACCGGCGCCGATGATGAACATATACGCAGTCAATAGGCGCGGGTCCATGGA is from Planococcus liqunii and encodes:
- a CDS encoding VanZ family protein — translated: MKKLIVFVILFIVLFVSSGQTYEEQTLIPALEKYLPSEPFKETLSHLQIPYWGTYVSVEERGYYQFVEFLLRKGAHVGMFGLIALAVLNLLPKPRVWLAFVITAAIALADEFHQSLTGGRTPTMQDVLLDSFGALIFLGIWTLWDKRKRKTHD
- a CDS encoding alanine/glycine:cation symporter family protein encodes the protein MDTILDGLTWIVDEGNNLLWTYILIALLLGLGVYFTVRTRFVQIRLFGEMFRVITEKKDGDDGVSAFQAFTISTASRVGTGNITGVALAIAIGGPGAVFWMWMVALIGMSTAFIESTLAQVYKVKDGDQFRGGPAYYMEKALGNRKLGIIFAILLTLVFGFIFNSVQSNTIAQSFGDVFSIPEWTVGVGLVILTALIIFGGVKRIAHVTQVLVPVMAVLYILVAFYVVIMNISEIPAVFALIVKSAFGLEEAAGGAIGAAIMQGVRRGLFSNEAGMGSVPNAAAAANVSHPAKQGLVQSLGVFFDTIVICSATAFIIILAGIYKTGEQEGILLTQASLNVHVGDWAPYFLAAAIMFFAFSSIIGNYYYGETNIEFINAHTTWLTVYRFGVLAMVMFGSLAQVALVWNMADLFMGIMAVLNLVVIALLGKTAFKVLKDYTDQRKAGKNPEFYAKNIPGLKNTECWGEHSRD
- a CDS encoding amidohydrolase → MDNKTKILEYFDHFHAHPEASWQEVETTKKLAEIMEDLQVNYHTFDDVTGLIAEIGEGERVVAVRADIDALWQEVRGKVQANHSCGHDANMAMVLGALLYLKDEPLAKRIRFIFQPAEEKGNGSLAMIERGALEEVTHLYGVHLRPIEELPFGEVAPAIHHGSGIFLKGKITGVDAHGARPHQGKNAIDVLVAIHQFVKSIYFSPFESYSAKLTNIQAGGDSLNIIPGSAAFALDVRSQSNSLMAELRQRIDAGLQSIAALHEVDITWEWDDYTPAAEVSDEAMQIADSAIRSLLGEERTGPPLETTGADDFHFYTIKKPELKAAMLGIGADLAPGLHHPDMAFNKEALDIGARVLAETLRKS
- a CDS encoding mandelate racemase/muconate lactonizing enzyme family protein, producing MKIVKAEIYRVEFPLKEPFIISYATYPNMPAVIVKLETDTGIFGYGEAVPDEHVTGEQVSGTYEILKNVLVPKILGQSPFDIEGIHHLMNAAIARNPAAKAAIDIACYDLMGKAAGQPVYNLIGGQAHEGLQYPKVLSIEAPEIMAEKAKRAMDQGFSSLKLKVGGSDSATDIARIYAVREAVGPSMPIRIDVNQGWKTVGHAVQTINQLADAHLTWIEQPIRMGDIRGLADVRRKTSTPIMADESVQTMEDVLEIIRLEAADYINIKLMKCGGIFPAIQMAKTAEAAGIIAQIGSMVESSVGSAAGYHAVMARRNIQSAELTGPLLFSEEIGNLDYQLPYVKLSGEPGLGIRVDESQLQKLTVASCIVEGEERTDGQ
- a CDS encoding nuclease-related domain-containing protein, with amino-acid sequence MLKRLPPNHERNGAILELLNYENAGAGGEERVDDFLAYFEPDYPYIIIQDLSLPDRSQIDTVIIMQDRLLILEIKNIGGKLRLQTNPSVLHQSFQNGKQRVFKSPVVQAETAKIKMEKVLKQINYHLPVQIAVIMAYPSQIIENVPPDATVWIADELFFQLHRLDIDNRLLTEEQMKSLGAQLLAIDQKYQPFPLALNMRINPQDIQTGVYCPRCRLRKMKRFVRKWECAPCNIFSKDAHLDAIDEWFMLVKSTITTKECKTFLGLETLEAAQRALRRKKLEEVGGKRHRFYRQKQEHR
- a CDS encoding M20/M25/M40 family metallo-hydrolase codes for the protein MTIYWGTPEKLQELLIELVSWKSMTLTEGEVQFAYKLKEKLEMLPYFQQYPERLSLSAVNWGRENLTALYKHPEATDTIVLISHYDTVHTSEYGDLEPLACSPLELAEAFKGVQDELDPEAQADLQSGEYLFGRGTMDMKAGLALHMALIEKAAAEEWPINLLLVTVADEEVNSAGMRYGVSKLLDLEREFGLEYILFLNGEPVFAQYPGDMAHYIYTGSIGKIMPSALFYGKETHVGEPLSGITSSYISTYLTHRMEWNTSFRETVYGETTPLPVTLMQRDMKLEYSAQTPYRTSAMYNVFLMEKTAEEVFDQFEKVAIEAMEHCTRDYLAMCERENIEPLGEIRVLRFEELMKYAINKFGIDYVNGALYDTMMHPEWDVRDKSMRIVDILLINCQELTPATVLLYAPPYYPAVNSSENELVKRCLEQVTANAEDKFGLKLQQIHYFNGISDLSYVNYTDQNGGWMTYEKNTPVYGDQYSIPFQAMKHLKAPVFNVGPFGKDAHKRTERLHIKNTFEEMPILLEEMILSIAVKSAINE
- a CDS encoding aminotransferase class I/II-fold pyridoxal phosphate-dependent enzyme yields the protein MPLTLNPRAEALRVSGIRQFFNQLVNYPDAINLTIGQPDFPTPEPVKEAGKAAISANLTGYTHNAGLLELRQEIAAFFQDTYGLTYNPQTEIIATNGASEALDAVFRTILLEGDEVIIPAPCFAGYEPIVELNGGKPVLLDTSETGLVPTAEAIRALVTEKTKAILFNFPSNPTGVTLTKAQMEPLVEELSKHEIFVVTDEIYSENTFAGTHTSFACFDSIQDRTFLVHGLSKSHSMTGWRMGFLLGPEQYVQQVLKVHMYNTVCASVPSQYAAIEALKNNRDAPEVMNRAYRERCDFVYGKLVEMGLEVVKPTGAFYIFPSIAKYGMTSFEFATALLKEGGVAAVPGSAFTKTGEGFLRISYAYSMETLEQAMERMGDWLKTLESKRK